In Bosea vestrisii, the following are encoded in one genomic region:
- a CDS encoding type II toxin-antitoxin system Phd/YefM family antitoxin: protein MTRVTIHEAKTNLSRLIEQVEKGGEVVISRRDKPVARLVPIETARPERKPGRMKGMFDIGEEIFDPLPEDELRLWEGRDDWDFSSTPRR from the coding sequence ATGACGCGCGTCACCATCCATGAAGCCAAGACAAATCTCTCGCGCCTGATCGAGCAAGTCGAGAAGGGCGGCGAGGTCGTGATCTCGCGCCGCGACAAGCCGGTGGCGCGACTGGTGCCGATCGAGACGGCGCGGCCGGAGCGCAAGCCGGGGCGGATGAAGGGCATGTTCGATATCGGGGAGGAAATCTTCGATCCGCTTCCCGAGGACGAATTGCGTCTCTGGGAAGGGAGGGACGATTGGGACTTCTCCTCGACTCCGCGACGCTGA
- a CDS encoding type II toxin-antitoxin system VapC family toxin — MGLLLDSATLIWWVLDNRRLSLASGLAIRSAPRIVVSSVTAMELATKLRIGKLPQVRPLVEGFAAHCTAEGFDLLPLSHEHALVGGMIPGEHRDPFDRMLAGQAVVEDLTIVTPDTAFDALGARRLW; from the coding sequence TTGGGACTTCTCCTCGACTCCGCGACGCTGATTTGGTGGGTGCTGGACAACAGGCGCTTGAGCCTTGCGTCTGGCCTCGCGATCCGGTCCGCGCCGCGCATCGTCGTCAGCTCGGTGACCGCGATGGAACTGGCCACCAAGCTGCGCATCGGCAAGCTGCCGCAGGTTCGCCCGCTCGTCGAAGGCTTCGCTGCTCATTGTACGGCAGAGGGCTTCGATCTGTTGCCGCTCAGCCACGAGCATGCGCTCGTCGGAGGTATGATCCCTGGCGAGCACCGCGATCCCTTCGATCGCATGCTCGCCGGGCAAGCCGTCGTCGAGGATTTGACGATCGTCACTCCCGACACCGCCTTCGACGCGCTCGGCGCCCGCCGCCTCTGGTAA
- a CDS encoding CaiB/BaiF CoA transferase family protein, with protein MLSMSPLPPLAGLRVLELARILAGPWIGQLLADLGADVVKVEAPEGDDTRKWGPPFVEGAGEEHLSAAYFHSANRGKRSITADFRTAEGQALVHRLAAHADVVIENFKVGGLVKYGLDAASMRKAYPRLVYCSVTGFGQDGPYAPRAGYDFLVQGMGGPMSVTGEPGGAPMKAGYAVADIYTGLYATTGILAALRQRDQTGQGAMLDMALLDAQVAVLGNQAMNYLTSGKAPQRLGNAHPNIVPYDVFPVADGHIIIATGNDGQWRKLCEAVGDAGFAAEPDYIDNRSRVANRVALTARLNALTSRFAKLDLLAKLEAVGVPAGPINTIEEVFADPQVKARGVRVDLKSPAARAGTIPTIASPIVLDGIRQVASRPSPRLGEHEDEILSDPAWGGGG; from the coding sequence ATGTTGTCGATGTCGCCTCTCCCTCCCCTCGCCGGCCTGCGCGTCCTCGAACTGGCGCGCATCCTTGCCGGGCCCTGGATCGGCCAGCTCCTCGCCGATCTCGGCGCCGATGTCGTCAAGGTCGAGGCGCCCGAGGGTGACGACACCCGCAAATGGGGGCCGCCCTTCGTCGAGGGCGCGGGCGAGGAGCATCTCTCGGCCGCGTATTTCCATTCGGCCAATCGCGGCAAGCGCTCGATCACGGCCGATTTCCGTACAGCGGAGGGCCAGGCGCTGGTGCATCGCCTCGCCGCTCATGCCGATGTGGTGATCGAGAACTTCAAGGTCGGCGGCCTCGTCAAATACGGGCTCGACGCGGCCTCGATGCGCAAGGCCTATCCGCGGCTGGTCTACTGCTCGGTCACCGGCTTCGGCCAGGACGGCCCCTATGCGCCGCGCGCCGGCTACGACTTCCTGGTGCAGGGCATGGGCGGGCCGATGTCGGTCACCGGCGAGCCCGGTGGTGCGCCGATGAAGGCGGGTTATGCCGTCGCCGACATCTATACCGGCCTCTACGCCACGACCGGCATCCTCGCCGCGTTGCGCCAGCGCGATCAGACCGGCCAAGGCGCGATGCTCGACATGGCGCTGCTCGACGCACAGGTCGCCGTGCTCGGCAACCAGGCGATGAACTATCTCACCTCCGGCAAGGCGCCACAGCGGCTCGGGAATGCCCATCCCAACATCGTGCCTTACGACGTCTTCCCGGTGGCGGACGGGCACATCATCATCGCCACCGGCAATGACGGGCAGTGGCGCAAGCTCTGCGAGGCCGTCGGCGATGCCGGCTTTGCGGCTGAGCCCGATTACATCGACAACCGCTCGCGCGTCGCCAACCGTGTCGCCCTGACGGCGCGGCTCAACGCCCTGACCAGCCGCTTTGCCAAGCTCGATTTGCTGGCGAAGCTGGAGGCGGTCGGCGTGCCGGCCGGCCCGATCAACACGATCGAAGAGGTCTTCGCCGACCCGCAGGTCAAGGCGCGGGGCGTGCGCGTCGACCTCAAGAGCCCGGCGGCCAGGGCCGGCACCATCCCGACCATCGCCTCGCCGATCGTGCTCGACGGTATCAGACAGGTCGCGAGCCGGCCGAGCCCACGCCTCGGCGAGCACGAAGACGAGATCCTGAGCGACCCGGCCTGGGGCGGAGGCGGCTGA
- a CDS encoding acyl-CoA dehydrogenase, with amino-acid sequence MAEAARKTAHSHKLAEFNWQDPFLLDEQLNEDERLIRDTARDYAQEKLMPRVADAYLEEKTERGIFNEMGELGLLGVTVPEEYGCAGANYVSYGLVAREVERIDSGYRSMMSVQSSLVMYPIYAYGDENQRKKYLPKLASGEWVGCFGLTEPDAGSDPGGMKTRAEKVADGYKLTGSKMWISNSPIADVFVIWAKSAAHDNQIRGFILEKGMKGLSAPKIGGKLSLRASITGEVVMDGVIVPEENLLPNVSGLKGPFGCLNRARYGISWGAMGAAEDCFHRARQYGLDRKQFNKPLAQTQLYQKKLADMVTEITLGLQGSLRVGRLLDEGKMAPEMISLVKRNNCGKALDIARQARDMHGGNGISIEYHVMRHAANLETVNTYEGTHDVHALILGRAVTGLQAFF; translated from the coding sequence ATGGCCGAAGCCGCGCGCAAGACCGCCCATAGCCACAAGCTGGCCGAGTTCAACTGGCAGGACCCCTTCCTGCTCGACGAGCAGCTCAACGAGGACGAGCGGCTGATCCGCGACACCGCGCGCGACTACGCGCAGGAGAAGCTGATGCCGCGCGTGGCCGACGCCTATCTCGAGGAGAAGACCGAGCGCGGCATCTTCAACGAGATGGGCGAACTCGGCCTGCTCGGCGTCACCGTGCCCGAAGAATATGGCTGCGCCGGCGCGAACTATGTCTCCTATGGCCTCGTCGCCCGCGAGGTCGAGCGCATCGACTCCGGCTATCGCTCGATGATGTCCGTACAGTCCTCGCTGGTGATGTACCCGATCTACGCCTATGGCGACGAGAACCAGCGCAAGAAGTACCTGCCCAAGCTCGCCTCGGGCGAATGGGTCGGCTGCTTCGGCCTGACCGAGCCGGATGCCGGCTCCGATCCCGGCGGCATGAAGACCCGGGCCGAGAAGGTCGCCGACGGCTACAAGCTGACGGGATCGAAGATGTGGATCTCGAACTCGCCGATCGCCGATGTCTTCGTCATCTGGGCGAAGTCGGCCGCGCATGACAACCAGATCCGCGGCTTCATCCTCGAAAAGGGCATGAAGGGCCTGTCCGCGCCGAAGATCGGCGGCAAGCTCAGCTTGCGCGCCTCGATCACCGGCGAAGTGGTGATGGACGGCGTGATCGTGCCGGAAGAGAACCTGCTGCCGAATGTCTCCGGCCTGAAGGGCCCGTTCGGCTGCCTCAACCGCGCCCGTTACGGCATCTCCTGGGGCGCGATGGGCGCCGCCGAGGATTGCTTCCACCGCGCCCGCCAATACGGGCTCGACCGCAAGCAGTTCAACAAGCCCCTCGCCCAGACGCAGCTCTACCAGAAGAAGCTCGCCGACATGGTGACCGAGATCACGCTCGGCCTGCAGGGCTCGCTGCGCGTCGGCCGCCTGCTCGACGAAGGCAAGATGGCGCCGGAGATGATCTCCCTGGTCAAGCGCAATAATTGCGGCAAGGCGCTCGACATCGCCCGCCAGGCCCGCGACATGCACGGCGGCAACGGCATCTCGATCGAGTACCATGTCATGCGCCACGCCGCGAACCTCGAGACGGTCAACACCTATGAGGGAACGCACGACGTCCACGCGCTGATTTTGGGCAGGGCGGTAACCGGGCTGCAGGCGTTCTTCTGA
- the amaB gene encoding L-piperidine-6-carboxylate dehydrogenase, with product MTTSLPKDALALLKRLGVSESAYAGAGLSARSPITGETVATLRETSPAEAEAAIGRAQSAFLAWRKVPAPRRGEFVRLLGEELRTHKADLGLLVTLEAGKVTSEGLGEVQEMIDICDFAVGLSRQLYGLTIATERPNHRMMETWHPLGVCGVISAFNFPVAVWSWNAALAFVCGDSVVWKPSEKTPLTALAVQAITLKTMKRFGPEAPAGLSEILIGGREIGDILVQDHRVPILSATGSTRMGKEVGQKLAARFARAILELGGNNAAIVAPSADLDLALRGIAFAAMGTAGQRCTTLRRLIVHESVYDTLVPKLAKVYGSVKIGDPREAGVLVGPLVDEAAYHGMQKALSEAKAEGGKVHGGGRVDVGAGGFYVRPALVEMPRQCGPVERETFAPILYVMKYKTLAEAISLQNAVGAGLSSSIFTLDMREAETFVSGEGSDCGIANVNIGPSGAEIGGAFGGEKETGGGREAGSDAWKAYMRRATNTLNYGTTLPLAQGVSFDVDA from the coding sequence ATGACGACCTCCCTTCCGAAAGACGCTCTTGCCCTGCTGAAGCGCCTCGGCGTCTCCGAGAGCGCCTATGCCGGCGCCGGCCTGAGCGCCCGCTCGCCAATCACCGGCGAGACTGTCGCGACGCTGCGCGAGACATCGCCAGCGGAAGCCGAGGCCGCGATCGGCCGGGCCCAGTCGGCGTTTCTGGCCTGGCGCAAGGTGCCGGCGCCGCGGCGCGGCGAGTTCGTCCGCCTGCTCGGCGAGGAACTGCGTACGCACAAGGCCGACCTCGGCCTGCTGGTGACGCTGGAAGCCGGCAAGGTGACCTCCGAGGGCCTCGGCGAGGTCCAGGAGATGATCGACATCTGCGATTTCGCCGTCGGCCTGTCGCGCCAGCTTTACGGGCTCACCATCGCCACCGAGCGGCCGAACCACCGCATGATGGAGACCTGGCACCCGCTCGGCGTCTGCGGCGTGATCTCGGCCTTCAACTTCCCGGTCGCGGTCTGGTCGTGGAACGCGGCGCTCGCCTTCGTCTGCGGCGACAGCGTCGTCTGGAAGCCGTCCGAGAAGACCCCGCTGACGGCGCTCGCCGTGCAGGCGATCACCCTGAAGACGATGAAGCGCTTCGGCCCCGAGGCCCCCGCCGGCCTGTCGGAAATCCTGATCGGCGGTCGCGAGATCGGCGATATCCTGGTGCAGGACCATCGCGTTCCCATTCTCTCCGCCACCGGCTCGACCCGGATGGGCAAGGAGGTCGGCCAGAAGCTCGCCGCCCGCTTCGCCCGCGCCATCCTCGAGCTCGGCGGCAACAATGCCGCGATCGTCGCGCCCTCGGCCGATCTCGACCTCGCGCTGCGCGGCATCGCGTTTGCGGCAATGGGCACGGCCGGCCAGCGCTGCACCACGCTGCGCCGCCTGATCGTGCATGAGAGCGTCTACGACACGCTCGTGCCGAAGCTCGCCAAGGTCTACGGCTCGGTCAAGATCGGCGATCCGCGCGAAGCCGGCGTGCTGGTCGGCCCGCTGGTCGACGAAGCCGCCTATCACGGCATGCAGAAGGCGCTGTCCGAGGCCAAGGCTGAAGGCGGCAAGGTGCATGGCGGCGGACGAGTCGATGTCGGCGCAGGCGGCTTCTATGTCCGCCCGGCCCTGGTCGAGATGCCCCGGCAGTGCGGCCCGGTCGAGCGCGAGACCTTCGCGCCGATCCTCTATGTCATGAAGTACAAGACGCTGGCCGAGGCGATCTCGCTGCAGAACGCGGTCGGCGCCGGCCTGTCCTCCTCGATCTTCACCCTCGACATGCGCGAGGCCGAGACCTTCGTCTCCGGCGAAGGTTCGGATTGCGGCATCGCCAACGTCAATATCGGCCCGTCCGGCGCCGAGATTGGCGGCGCCTTCGGTGGCGAGAAGGAAACCGGCGGCGGCCGCGAGGCCGGCTCGGACGCCTGGAAGGCCTATATGCGCCGCGCCACCAATACGCTGAATTACGGCACCACCCTGCCGCTGGCGCAGGGCGTCAGCTTCGACGTGGATGCGTGA
- a CDS encoding LysR family transcriptional regulator, whose amino-acid sequence MNLEIVPGRLSVPSLSALAAFEAAARHGSFTRAAEELNLTQGAVSRQIALLEQNLGLKLFERVKKRVSLTPAGGAYAAEVRDGLSRLAAATLSAMAFRGGAGLLHLAILPTFGTRWLIPRLPRFTEAHPGVTINFSTKLVPFDFAHDEADAAIHFGHPVWPGARLHRLMGEEVVPVAAPALIARAGIREAADLLRQPLLQQSTRPRAWANWLEQQGLPPERALMGPRFEQFAMVAQAAVAGLGVAIVPRFLIEEELRSGALIIPVDRPVRGPEGYYLVYPEAKASLPAVVAFRDWLLGECEG is encoded by the coding sequence ATGAACTTGGAGATCGTTCCCGGCCGGCTTTCGGTGCCCTCGCTCTCGGCGCTCGCCGCCTTCGAGGCGGCGGCGCGCCATGGCAGCTTCACCCGCGCCGCCGAGGAGCTCAACCTGACGCAAGGGGCGGTCAGCCGCCAGATTGCGCTGCTCGAGCAGAATCTCGGCCTGAAGCTGTTCGAGCGCGTGAAGAAGCGCGTCAGCTTGACGCCGGCCGGCGGTGCCTATGCGGCCGAGGTCCGCGACGGGCTCTCGCGACTGGCCGCCGCCACGCTCTCCGCCATGGCTTTCCGCGGCGGCGCCGGCCTGCTCCATCTCGCCATCCTGCCGACCTTCGGCACGCGCTGGCTGATCCCGCGCCTGCCGCGCTTCACCGAGGCGCATCCCGGCGTCACCATCAATTTCTCGACCAAGCTGGTGCCTTTCGATTTCGCCCATGACGAGGCCGATGCCGCCATCCATTTCGGCCATCCGGTCTGGCCGGGCGCACGGCTGCATCGTTTGATGGGCGAGGAGGTCGTGCCGGTCGCGGCGCCGGCTCTGATCGCCCGCGCTGGCATCCGAGAGGCAGCCGATCTGTTGCGCCAGCCCTTGCTGCAGCAATCGACCCGCCCGCGCGCCTGGGCCAACTGGCTGGAGCAGCAGGGCCTGCCGCCGGAGCGGGCGCTGATGGGCCCGCGCTTCGAGCAGTTCGCCATGGTGGCGCAGGCGGCGGTGGCGGGACTCGGCGTCGCCATCGTGCCGCGCTTCCTGATCGAGGAGGAATTGCGCTCCGGCGCGCTGATCATTCCGGTGGATCGGCCGGTGCGCGGTCCCGAGGGCTATTACCTCGTCTATCCCGAGGCCAAGGCGAGCTTGCCGGCGGTGGTCGCTTTCCGCGACTGGCTGCTCGGCGAATGCGAGGGATGA
- a CDS encoding NAD(P)/FAD-dependent oxidoreductase gives MSSVSGSADIVIVGGAAIGSSVAYHLASDPGFKGKVIVVEKDPTYRLSASALSAASIRQQFSSAVNIRVSLFGIDFLRNIGRHLSVDGEAPSIDLHEGGYLYVASDEGHKILEQNQSLQQQEGADVALYAAEMLRSKFSWLNTSDLACGTYGVSGEGWFDGWALLQAFRKKARSLGVEYRQGEVVGYVVEGSRVTGVELADGSRIACAAAVNASGTHGARLAATAGVDIPVRSMKRYVYSFTCKGEVDNCPLLIDTSGAYVRPEGKRGNDGQMFICGSSPPAELDREWVETDADVEDVDWSFFEEYVWAPLAHRVPVFEAIKPGRAWAGPYDMNSLDGNAILGPAVGVPNLYLANGFSGHGLQQSPAVGRGLAEHIVSGRYLTLDLSDLGHERIVAGQPLREANII, from the coding sequence ATGTCTTCCGTTTCAGGCTCGGCCGACATCGTCATCGTAGGGGGCGCCGCGATCGGCTCCTCTGTCGCTTACCACCTCGCCAGCGATCCCGGCTTCAAGGGCAAGGTCATCGTCGTCGAGAAGGATCCGACCTACCGACTCTCGGCCTCGGCGCTGTCGGCCGCCTCGATCCGCCAGCAATTCTCCAGCGCGGTGAACATCCGCGTCTCGCTCTTCGGCATCGATTTTTTGCGCAACATCGGCCGGCACCTTTCAGTCGATGGTGAGGCGCCGTCGATCGATCTGCACGAGGGTGGCTACCTCTACGTCGCCAGCGACGAGGGGCATAAGATCCTCGAGCAGAATCAAAGCCTTCAACAGCAGGAAGGCGCCGACGTCGCGCTTTATGCTGCAGAAATGCTGCGCAGCAAATTCAGCTGGCTAAATACGTCGGATCTCGCCTGCGGCACCTATGGCGTCAGCGGCGAGGGCTGGTTCGATGGCTGGGCCCTGCTGCAGGCCTTCCGCAAGAAGGCGCGCTCGCTCGGTGTCGAATATCGCCAAGGCGAGGTTGTCGGTTACGTGGTCGAGGGCAGCCGCGTCACCGGGGTGGAATTGGCCGATGGCAGCCGCATCGCCTGCGCCGCCGCGGTCAACGCCTCCGGCACGCATGGCGCGAGGCTTGCCGCGACCGCCGGCGTCGACATCCCGGTCAGGTCGATGAAGCGCTATGTCTACAGCTTCACCTGCAAGGGCGAGGTCGACAACTGCCCGCTGCTGATCGACACCTCCGGCGCCTATGTCCGCCCCGAGGGCAAGCGCGGCAATGACGGGCAGATGTTCATCTGCGGCTCGTCGCCGCCGGCCGAGCTCGATCGCGAATGGGTCGAGACCGATGCCGATGTCGAGGACGTCGACTGGTCCTTCTTCGAGGAATATGTCTGGGCGCCGCTCGCCCATCGGGTTCCCGTCTTCGAGGCGATCAAGCCCGGCCGCGCCTGGGCCGGCCCCTATGACATGAACAGCCTCGACGGCAATGCCATCCTCGGCCCGGCGGTCGGCGTGCCGAACCTCTATCTGGCCAACGGCTTCTCCGGCCACGGCTTGCAGCAATCGCCGGCGGTCGGCCGCGGCCTCGCCGAGCACATCGTCTCCGGACGCTATCTGACGCTCGACCTGTCCGATCTCGGCCATGAGCGCATCGTCGCCGGGCAGCCCCTGCGCGAGGCGAACATCATCTGA
- a CDS encoding DinB family protein — protein MIDTAYVTTMAHYNRWQNRSLYDAAAALSDEVRRQDRGAFFGSIHGTFCHILWADQIWLSRFAGTPKPPVPGSESSRMIAEWPDLLAERQTTDALIEDWAGKLPPGWLAGDLTWVSGVSHREFSKPKALAVMHFFNHQTHHRGQVHAMLTAAGMKPDDTDLVLVELRGEKR, from the coding sequence ATGATCGATACGGCCTATGTCACGACCATGGCGCACTATAATCGCTGGCAGAACCGCAGCCTTTACGATGCGGCCGCGGCCTTGAGCGATGAGGTGCGGCGGCAGGATCGCGGCGCCTTCTTCGGCTCGATCCACGGCACGTTCTGCCATATTCTATGGGCCGACCAGATCTGGCTCTCCCGCTTCGCGGGCACCCCGAAGCCGCCCGTCCCCGGCAGTGAATCCTCTCGAATGATCGCGGAGTGGCCGGACCTCCTGGCTGAGCGACAGACGACCGATGCACTCATCGAGGATTGGGCCGGCAAGCTCCCGCCGGGCTGGCTCGCCGGCGATCTGACCTGGGTTTCGGGCGTCTCCCATCGCGAGTTCTCCAAGCCCAAGGCCCTGGCCGTCATGCACTTCTTCAACCACCAGACCCATCATCGCGGCCAGGTCCATGCCATGCTGACGGCTGCCGGGATGAAGCCCGACGATACTGATCTGGTGCTGGTGGAGTTGCGGGGTGAGAAAAGGTGA
- a CDS encoding GNAT family acetyltransferase yields the protein MTLFSRLLYSAIAGVLLLAAVLLMAVAVARAFTGFWTGDGALDTMLDGIGLVIIAVAVADVGKFLFEEEVIADRELRRPAEARGSLTKFMTIIIVALSLESLVLITKAARDKPADILFPALLMLVAVAALVGLGLFQKLSQHATAAIPDDVGDDEDEDEKPKRHRAKAVGE from the coding sequence ATGACCTTGTTCAGTCGCCTGCTCTATTCCGCCATCGCCGGCGTCCTGCTGCTCGCCGCGGTCCTGCTGATGGCGGTCGCGGTCGCGCGCGCCTTCACCGGCTTCTGGACCGGGGACGGCGCGCTCGACACCATGCTCGATGGCATCGGCCTGGTGATCATCGCGGTCGCCGTCGCCGATGTCGGCAAGTTCCTGTTCGAGGAGGAGGTCATCGCCGACCGCGAATTGCGCCGCCCGGCCGAGGCGCGGGGGTCGCTGACCAAGTTCATGACGATCATCATCGTCGCACTCAGCCTGGAATCGCTGGTGCTGATCACCAAGGCGGCGCGCGACAAGCCGGCCGACATCCTGTTCCCCGCCTTGCTGATGCTGGTCGCGGTCGCTGCGTTGGTCGGGCTCGGCCTGTTCCAGAAGCTGAGCCAGCATGCGACGGCGGCGATCCCCGACGATGTCGGGGACGACGAGGATGAAGACGAGAAACCCAAGCGCCACAGAGCGAAAGCTGTGGGTGAGTGA
- a CDS encoding LysE family translocator — protein sequence MIDTTNLIAFILLAFGMVLTPGPNMIYLISRSISQGPASGLISLGGIALGFVFYVVCAAFGITALLFAVPYAYDVLRLAGAAYLLWLAWQAVRPGASSPFHVRELRHDGPRKLFAMGFLTSLLNPKIAMFYLALLPQFIDPAAGSVLAQSIILGFIQIIVSVSVNTLITFAAGGIAVFLRTRPFWALVQRWLMATMLAGFAVRMAAEARR from the coding sequence ATGATCGACACGACCAATCTGATCGCCTTCATCCTGCTCGCGTTCGGCATGGTGCTGACGCCCGGGCCGAACATGATCTACCTGATCTCGCGTTCGATCTCGCAGGGGCCGGCCTCCGGACTGATCTCGCTTGGCGGCATCGCGCTCGGCTTCGTCTTCTATGTTGTCTGTGCCGCCTTCGGCATCACCGCGCTGCTCTTTGCGGTGCCTTACGCCTATGACGTGCTGCGGCTCGCCGGCGCCGCCTATCTGCTCTGGCTCGCCTGGCAGGCGGTTCGGCCGGGCGCCAGCTCGCCCTTCCATGTCCGCGAGCTCAGGCATGACGGCCCGCGCAAGCTCTTCGCGATGGGCTTCCTCACCAGCCTGCTCAATCCGAAGATCGCGATGTTCTACCTGGCGCTGCTGCCGCAGTTCATCGACCCCGCGGCCGGCAGCGTGCTGGCGCAGTCGATCATCCTCGGCTTCATCCAGATCATCGTGTCCGTCAGCGTCAACACGCTGATCACCTTCGCCGCGGGCGGCATCGCCGTCTTCCTGCGCACGCGCCCGTTCTGGGCGCTGGTGCAGCGCTGGCTGATGGCGACGATGCTCGCGGGCTTTGCCGTGCGCATGGCAGCCGAAGCCCGTCGTTGA
- a CDS encoding pyridoxal-phosphate-dependent aminotransferase family protein — MSVANGRALLAMPGPTNVPDRVLQAMIRPAEELSSKTIVDLTETLLGDLKAIFRTTGETFLYAANGHGGWEAALTNVLARGDKILVLASGRFAVGWGETARFMGAEVEVLAGSWRAAVDPAAVEERLRRDTGHEIKAVLTVQIDTASGVLNDIPAIRRAIDAAGHPALYMVDGVASIGCMPFEMDAWGVDVAMSASQKGLMTPPGLAFVAANGKALHAHQRATMRTPYWDWTARLNPLLYMKHCGTPPEHLMFALRAALDMIFAEGLEAVWLRHALLASATHAAMSKWAEGQVLSYNIVEPSQRAPSVTTILVDSDPAAITDYAQQVCGVTLGIAIGDLSGKAFRIAHMGHVNAPMVLGSLSAVEMALQAKGIPHGSGGVAAAIAYLGAHAREVAA; from the coding sequence ATGAGTGTCGCCAATGGCCGGGCCCTGCTCGCGATGCCGGGCCCGACCAATGTTCCCGATCGTGTGCTGCAGGCGATGATCCGGCCCGCCGAGGAACTTTCCTCGAAGACGATCGTCGACCTGACCGAAACCCTGCTGGGCGATCTCAAGGCGATCTTCCGCACCACCGGCGAGACCTTCCTCTACGCCGCCAACGGCCATGGCGGCTGGGAGGCGGCGCTCACCAATGTCCTCGCGCGCGGCGACAAGATCCTGGTGCTCGCCAGCGGCCGCTTCGCAGTCGGCTGGGGCGAGACCGCAAGGTTCATGGGCGCCGAGGTCGAGGTGCTCGCCGGCTCCTGGCGGGCTGCGGTCGATCCGGCTGCGGTCGAGGAGCGTCTGCGCCGGGACACCGGCCATGAGATCAAGGCGGTCCTGACCGTCCAGATCGACACTGCTTCGGGCGTGCTCAACGATATCCCGGCGATCCGCCGCGCGATCGATGCGGCCGGCCATCCGGCGCTGTACATGGTCGATGGCGTCGCCTCGATTGGCTGCATGCCGTTCGAGATGGACGCCTGGGGTGTCGACGTGGCGATGTCGGCCTCGCAGAAGGGCCTGATGACGCCGCCCGGCCTCGCTTTCGTCGCCGCGAACGGAAAGGCCCTGCACGCACATCAGCGCGCGACGATGCGCACGCCCTATTGGGACTGGACCGCGCGCCTGAACCCGCTGCTCTACATGAAGCATTGCGGCACGCCGCCCGAGCATCTGATGTTCGCTCTGCGCGCCGCCCTCGACATGATCTTCGCCGAAGGCCTCGAGGCTGTATGGCTACGCCACGCTCTGCTGGCTTCGGCGACCCACGCCGCCATGTCGAAATGGGCCGAGGGCCAGGTACTGAGCTACAATATCGTCGAGCCGTCGCAGCGTGCGCCCTCGGTCACCACGATCCTTGTCGACAGCGACCCGGCTGCGATCACCGACTACGCGCAACAAGTCTGCGGTGTGACGCTCGGCATCGCCATTGGTGATCTCTCCGGCAAGGCTTTCCGCATCGCCCATATGGGCCATGTCAACGCGCCGATGGTGCTGGGCAGCCTGAGCGCCGTCGAGATGGCTCTGCAGGCGAAGGGCATCCCACATGGCAGCGGCGGTGTCGCGGCTGCGATCGCCTATCTCGGCGCTCATGCGCGCGAAGTGGCCGCCTAG